The nucleotide sequence CAAGAACGTTATCAGAAAAAAGAGGAGAATTTTCTGTTGTAAAATGGTGAATAGTTTTTTGCCCATCAGATGAAGTGTAATAAACCCCTCCTGATTTTGTTGCAAACCATTTATTATTTGCTCCGTCAACTACAATCTTATTTATTTCCTGACTTCCTAAAAGCTTTTTACCTACACCATCTTCTTCAATAATAATGGGATTTGCATTTAAAGAAGAGGTATTGAACATTTCATCGATATCATCGAAAATAACCAAGCCCAACTTTGTTCCTATCCATGCAACATTATCCTTATCAATAGCTATTGTGTTTACCCTATAATCTGGTAAATTACCTTTATTTTCAATGGTGGTAAACCTCAGTTTCTTATCATCTCCTGTAGACTCCAACGATTCTCCTTCGTTATAAACCCATATACCATCTCCTCTTGTTCCTATCCACTTATTCCCGTTTTGATCAATATGGATTCCCTCTATACCATTATCTCCTCTGGACCCTACACCATCAAAAGAGAACGACATCCACTCTCCACTTGCTTTACGCAACACAATTGGTTTTGGTACATTCCATCCGTTGGCCACCCACAAATTTCCATCACCATCAAAAACACTCCCACCTACTCTAACACTTACATATGCAGGATTTGATGGATAATGTAATTTTTGTATAGGGCTGTTTTCAATATTCCAAAACTCAACCTGTTCATTATTTTGCATCTCCACAACTCCCTGATTATAGTAATCATTCTCATTTGATGTTCCACTCCATGTAGATATATATATATGATCACTATCCTTAGGATCTATAGCCACATCGACTAAGTCCCTTCCATTTGAAAAATTTGTATAGTTAACATATTCCCAGTCATCTTTCTCAAGAATATCATACCCAATTCTCCGCCCTTTTGGAGTATACATCTGATCGTAATAACCATACAGTAAATACATTTTATTTTCATCAGCTTTTACCCTGAATGAATAATTCCTGAAAGGACCATCAGGCATAATATTGGTTAAAACTTTATTTTCACTTTTAACCAAACCAATATTACTTGTAGAAATCCACGTAATTCCATCTGTCTTAATTGCAGATTTAGGTTTAAAATTATTTTCGGAAGTAGCCCCTATGTTTTCGACCAAATTTAAATTTTCATCATATATCATAACATTACTCCATCTTGAATATGTTATGTACTTATCATTAGATTCAACATTTACAACTCCGGTAACACTGCTAACCAACGACCATGTTGTTCCTTCAAATAAATATTGCTTGGTATCATTCTCATTATTATTGGCTATTATCTTGCCCCCTATTTCCGCAATAGAATTATATTTTTCAACAGGAATAGAACTCTGTAATTGCCACTGCTTATA is from Bacteroidota bacterium and encodes:
- a CDS encoding T9SS type A sorting domain-containing protein, which gives rise to MKRTWLSLFFYLFILNISLAQDNSKWLDHLSYAETKGLDVWGEKVVVAGEYGVFIYDTEDESLNKYSKVKGLLGERITSLVALNNTDAFVIGFETGEFDIVYKDSKISHIEDIKNSNVTVTKSITSIAEYKNRIYLGTPFGIVEFNMEDERFGDTFYFGDNGSYIYVNDIALKDNILFAATENGVYSADAENPFLVDYKQWQLQSSIPVEKYNSIAEIGGKIIANNNENDTKQYLFEGTTWSLVSSVTGVVNVESNDKYITYSRWSNVMIYDENLNLVENIGATSENNFKPKSAIKTDGITWISTSNIGLVKSENKVLTNIMPDGPFRNYSFRVKADENKMYLLYGYYDQMYTPKGRRIGYDILEKDDWEYVNYTNFSNGRDLVDVAIDPKDSDHIYISTWSGTSNENDYYNQGVVEMQNNEQVEFWNIENSPIQKLHYPSNPAYVSVRVGGSVFDGDGNLWVANGWNVPKPIVLRKASGEWMSFSFDGVGSRGDNGIEGIHIDQNGNKWIGTRGDGIWVYNEGESLESTGDDKKLRFTTIENKGNLPDYRVNTIAIDKDNVAWIGTKLGLVIFDDIDEMFNTSSLNANPIIIEEDGVGKKLLGSQEINKIVVDGANNKWFATKSGGVYYTSSDGQKTIHHFTTENSPLFSDNVLDMDIDPETGRVYFVTLKGLVSFKGNATEGGNEFGKVYAYPNPVRPEYSGDIYIKGFTDRTNVKITDINGNLIFETISQGGQAVWNGKSFSGYKAASGVYLVFAISKDGKETSVTKILIVN